A stretch of DNA from Babesia bovis T2Bo chromosome 2, whole genome shotgun sequence:
GAATCCATATCATATGAATTGCAACGCATAAAAAGAGCTCTTGATAGGTATATACCATCAATGATTGATAGTTTGGCCAGTGGTGACACAAAATCAGATAAACATATGATAGAGCGTGAAACTGCTGAAATGGTTATATCGGGGCATGTCTTGAACCTATGTATAATAAGGCAACATTTCAAACAGTGTTAGTTTAATGTTGACGTTAGCCTATGGTACGCTATTGATTCGAGAAAACATGCTATGTAAAAATCCTCACAACTTCATTCATGAATTTTGTTCCACTATGTGCCCATTGGACACTTGCGATATTGCTCTCATTGACTCCCTTGCCGTGTATTATGCTGTGTCTGGAGCCGGTTGAAGAATGAACTTAACAATATTGGTACCAAGAAAGGTATCATGTTTGTTATTATTGCGGTAAGTAAGGCAATGAAGCGTATTCCAACCCTAACATTTAACGGAATATCAATATCTAGTTCGTAATGATCCCCTACAATCCATTAGTAATGGTAAATTAGAACATACATTGGCTGTACTGTTGCGTATATGCGAACAGCTGGCGATAAGGTTCACctaaaatgtgtaagcacATTTACGTAATACCTACCGGTATATATACGAATAGCAAATAGAAGTACCACTAATCCGTATAAAGCTGCTATCTGCCATTTACATTCTGGGATTATAGAGGCCTACAGTGTTGTTAATTCAACTCAAACATCGTGCAACGTTAATTGGCACTTTAATATAACTCCATGTAAAACTAACCGATATCTGCTGCCTGATAGCTGATGAAATATCGGCAAAGTTCATCTTGTATAACGAACGAGGCTCAAAGAAACGAAAGTCGTTTCCTGAACCTGGACAACAACACTTCCAACAATGTCGGATGAAACACGACCGACGATGAAGTAGCCGTCATGAatcaatgaaatatattactTTATAGGTGAATTAAACGTATTAGATGGAAGATGTGTAGAGTTGTAAGGCCATATTAAACGCGAAGGTAGGGTATTATAAGTGGAAGCTGGAGCACATATTCTAAGCCCATGTATAGCACATTTAACCTTCCATATACTCTTTAAAATGCATGTAAGTTAACTTGATAGTCTTTATAGCTCTTAGGTTGCAATAGCAGGATGCGTACATGGAGAACTtgatatgatatatgaAAAAATTAAGAAGAAAGATGATGAAGACAATACTAAAACCGTTGTAGTACTATGTTGCGGTGATTTTCAGGCTATTCGAAATGCTGCGGACTTGGAAGATTTATGTTGCCCGCCTAAATACAAGCATTACGGAGATTTTAAAGATTATTATGAGGGCAAAAAGGAAGCTCCTATACTTACCATATTCGTAGGTGGAAACCACGAGGCTCCAATGTTTTTAAAAGAGTTGTAAGTGGTTACGTAGCATAACGTTTCATTAACCAATGTGTCGTCTTCCTGGTACATTGTAAAAATAGCCTATTTTATCTTTGCATGATCAAAGATGCGTTATACCATCTGGTTATGTCGTAGTTCTTAACGTGTGATCTTTAAAATTTTGATTTGATTTGTGAAGCATAGATTGTACTATAGATATTACGGAGGATGGGTagcaaaaaacatatattatatgggTCATTCGGGTCTTGTAAACATTAATGGCTTACGTATCGCGGGATTGTCTGGAATATATGATGCTAGGGATTTTAAGAGAGGTATGTAATTTGTTGTATTTGATATGTGTATAGGGTATTTTGAAACCGCTCCATTGAATGAATTTACGAAACGTTCTTCATATCACATACGTGAATTTGATGTGGAAAAACTTATGATGGTTCGTTTTTGCTATAAATCAACAGTGTTTTAGGTAGAGAATCCGGTGGACATTGTAATATCGCATGATTGGCCAAGAGGCATCGAACGTTTTGGAAATGTGAATGAACTTATTCACAAAAGAAAACATCTAGCTCCAGATATAAATGCGAAGAAATTAGGTAGTCCACATGCCTGGGATTTGTTAAAGAAACTGAAACCACGTTATTGGTTCGCAGCTCATCATCATATACGGTTCGAAGCGAACGTTGAACATGATGAGGGAAACACATATTTTCTTGCCCTTGACAAGCCAATAAGGCCAGATTATTTTATGGAATTTATTTTTGTACCACCCTCGAAATCGCAGAAGCGTAAACAAGACGAAGAAGCAAATCTGTGTTATGACGTGGAATGGTTATCTATCGTAGCAACAAATGCAAGGCTGATGCCCCTTAACTCATTTCCATCCTCGGTGGATCTTTTATTAAAGTAAGTCAACTTGTTGGTGTTATTATAATGTCTAGAAAACCTAATAAGAACATGAATCAGAGTGTTATTGACGGTTTGTTGAAAGCAGGATGTGAGCCTTGTACCATAGATGGGTCAACAGGATACAAAATTGTATTTCCTGGTCATGACTATATTATAGAACCATCAAAACAGCGATCTATGCtgatgaatatgttgaatattaGCGATAACGCTTACTTCTCTCCGAAATCGGCATCCAAATTCAAAGTCAACATGAAGTAAATTTTCCCTTATTAGGTGGAATCTGTTGTGATAATTACGAGGCTATATTTTTTCTACATTTACTTTATATGCGTAGCATGTATACTGCTGTGAAATAGATTGCATTATGATGTATTGTCAATAAAGTGTCATGATAGAATCACATGTGGCACATGAACGTGCTCCTTAAAGCTGAACTTATTGGTCTTCCTAGTTATGTATAAATTGCAAAATGATTGACATAGGTATTTGTATGAAGCATGTGATAGTTGAAGTCTATGTTTGTGAATAATTCCAATATTATGTCATATCCTACACAATGCCGTGCAAGTATCCGTCGTAAGCTCTCACTATACAGTCCACTGAAAGTAATACAGTGTATCGGGGGTGTCAATCGATAGATGGGAATCTGCCTTATATGATGAAAAACCTGTTAAAACTGTCGAAATAACTCAATGTTCCACTGCAGAGCCTGAAGAAGTTAGTACAACCGGGGCTGAACCACCAAGTGAGGCGATGACTCACAGATTATGTAAATGGATTTTTGACTTAGTTAATAAGCTAAAGTATTGCATAAGAAAGGATTCGGCAGATCATGATGTTAGCGGTAAACTGATTGTATTGCGAACGGCACtgattatatattctacTGCCTATATATGCAGGTTGGTTGTAAAATCGATAAAAGGACTCACATCACCAAATAATCACCTTCtttatgtacatatatacttgtgtatatgttacaccTGTGCATCTTTGATTCGTTGTTAAATGATTTTCAGTTTGGTGTTAAACAAGACAACATTTGATGGGAAATGTATGGGAAATGTGGATTTTGGTTATGGAACCTTAGGGCATCCATTCCATTCTCCTTTAGGGTATAATGCATGTACTCAGAACACAAAAACCAAAATAATAGAACCAAATTTTCATATACATCAAAATACAGAAGGACAACAAGTGCTTGTGTGGAAAGAAAACGAAAGATGGCACGATCGTATTTCGGAGCCTGGTTCTCAGTCATTGACAGTATTGGGTGCTGTTGACACGAACCATATTCGAATATATGGCGAATGGTTTAGAATATTTACAGGCATCATACTGCATGCAGGGTGGTTCCATCTGTTAAATAATGCATTGATCCATTttattgttttatatataatagaacCGGTGAGTCATACGTATATAAACTCATTGtggaaaatatatacatattggAACTGATTTATTGAAATTCAGGAATGGGGGTTTTACAGAACTCTGCTAGGCTATTTTGTAACGGGTTGTGGAAGCTATCTAGCTGGAGCTGTTTTTATTCCCTGCCTTAGGCAAATAGGTTCATCAGGCGTACATTTTGGGTTTATTGGGGCCATTGCACCGTACTGTGTTGAGAATTGGTATAGGATGGGATCGCCTGTAATAGTTTTGAGCTTGAGTTTGTTAGTACCTCTCTTGGATCTATGTATAAAAGAGGCAGATATTGGAATCCAAATACACCTGGTAGGTTTCATCTGTCTACAAGTACAGTATTGCATGTACCTGATTCAGTGTTTTTTATATGTGATCTACGGTGAATTCAATTGTCCATGGCAGATGAAAACTTCCCCACCGTTAAGTTGAACTTTATTTTACTCTAATAGGCTATTAACAGTAACACCAAAGCCTGGGGTACTCATTAAAACATTCCTATGCACTGTGTAGTCCACATGTCTATTTGGTAAACAAACATTTTCATTATGCTGTAATGGATTTATGAGTAATTTTGGCATAACGACACAATATTGTTTAGGGTGGCTATATttttggtatgttatatggtTTTTCTACAATAAAGGCGGTCACACTGTTTGACAAAGGAGTTCCATACTACCGATTCACTATAAAATTTTTCAGCCGATGGCTGAAAGAAAGCACTAGAAACCTATATATACGAAAAGTTGTGAAAGCCTGTCAAATTGAAGAAATGAATCGAATACAATATG
This window harbors:
- a CDS encoding Rhomboid family protein, whose amino-acid sequence is MPCKYPSVSGVSIDRWESALYDEKPVKTVEITQCSTAEPEEVSTTGAEPPSEAMTHRLCKWIFDLVNKLKYCIRKDSADHDVSGKLIVLRTALIIYSTAYICSLVLNKTTFDGKCMGNVDFGYGTLGHPFHSPLGYNACTQNTKTKIIEPNFHIHQNTEGQQVLVWKENERWHDRISEPGSQSLTVLGAVDTNHIRIYGEWFRIFTGIILHAGWFHLLNNALIHFIVLYIIEPEWGFYRTLLGYFVTGCGSYLAGAVFIPCLRQIGSSGVHFGFIGAIAPYCVENWYRMGSPVIVLSLSLLVPLLDLCIKEADIGIQIHLGGYIFGMLYGFSTIKAVTLFDKGVPYYRFTIKFFSRWLKESTRNLYIRKVVKACQIEEMNRIQYENQAKSSTCGFFFMKRLFGVYPLGPYRMRPRDWVTRGISFCLMVILMTFLILMLCFEPLYSSFNPTVSSAFTQTCICCYIKIRNKSALQRLQVLDLAGKYFCFRSKEYANRYCF
- a CDS encoding putative integral membrane protein, yielding MNFADISSAIRQQISASIIPECKWQIAALYGLVVLLFAIRIYTGEPYRQLFAYTQQYSQWDHYELDIDIPLNVRVGIRFIALLTAIITNMIPFLVPILLSSFFNRLQTQHNTRQGSQ
- a CDS encoding Lariat debranching enzyme C-terminal domain family protein; the encoded protein is MHVAIAGCVHGELDMIYEKIKKKDDEDNTKTVVVLCCGDFQAIRNAADLEDLCCPPKYKHYGDFKDYYEGKKEAPILTIFVGGNHEAPMFLKELYYGGWVAKNIYYMGHSGLVNINGLRIAGLSGIYDARDFKRGYFETAPLNEFTKRSSYHIREFDVEKLMMVENPVDIVISHDWPRGIERFGNVNELIHKRKHLAPDINAKKLGSPHAWDLLKKLKPRYWFAAHHHIRFEANVEHDEGNTYFLALDKPIRPDYFMEFIFVPPSKSQKRKQDEEANLCYDVEWLSIVATNARLMPLNSFPSSVDLLLKKPNKNMNQSVIDGLLKAGCEPCTIDGSTGYKIVFPGHDYIIEPSKQRSMLMNMLNISDNAYFSPKSASKFKVNMK